In the genome of Salinirussus salinus, one region contains:
- a CDS encoding DUF7344 domain-containing protein: MFERVPVAESELYHLLSNSRRRETLATLWRRREGIPLRELSERIAASEAGTDPAPRALRGSVYNALHQTHLPKLAEYDLLEYDADRKLVRPSPHTLPVSRYMDNVTRAGITWGEYYRGLGIVGLFAVVASLAGLPAFGALDPLVFATLSLATFAVSTCYQLVTGGLVARLRRN, from the coding sequence ATGTTCGAACGTGTCCCGGTAGCCGAATCGGAGCTGTACCACCTGTTGAGCAACTCGCGGCGCCGGGAGACGCTGGCGACGCTCTGGCGCCGGCGCGAGGGGATCCCGCTGCGGGAGCTCTCCGAACGGATCGCCGCCAGCGAGGCCGGCACCGACCCGGCCCCGCGCGCACTTCGGGGGAGTGTCTACAACGCGCTCCACCAGACACATCTGCCGAAACTCGCCGAGTATGACCTGCTGGAGTACGACGCCGACCGGAAGCTGGTCCGACCCTCCCCGCACACACTCCCGGTGAGCCGCTACATGGACAACGTCACCCGCGCGGGGATCACCTGGGGGGAGTACTACCGCGGGCTCGGCATCGTCGGGCTCTTCGCGGTCGTCGCCTCGCTCGCCGGCCTGCCGGCCTTTGGCGCCCTCGACCCGCTGGTGTTCGCGACGCTGTCGCTTGCCACCTTCGCGGTCTCGACGTGCTACCAGCTGGTGACCGGAGGGCTGGTCGCACGCTTGCGCAGAAACTGA
- a CDS encoding DUF7344 domain-containing protein — MQTIGDGGEGADPVGRVESELSPDDIFKTLSNRRRRHVLHYLRHIGGTVTIRDLSEQLAAWENGTATSEVVPGERKRLYTALHQTHLPKMDALGVVTYDRNRGTVRMTDSVREFDAYLDATSSGRRAWGPVYLAVSGALGLLAAAGAAGLPPLAWLGGYGYALVTAAVIAGLAAGETVQRYRQPAAEPDRPPTAVGGTAGNRTTDD, encoded by the coding sequence ATGCAGACGATCGGGGACGGGGGTGAAGGGGCCGACCCGGTGGGACGGGTCGAGTCGGAACTCTCCCCGGACGACATCTTCAAGACGTTGAGCAACCGCCGCCGCCGTCACGTGTTGCACTACCTGCGACACATCGGCGGGACGGTGACGATACGCGACCTCTCGGAGCAGCTGGCCGCCTGGGAGAACGGGACCGCGACATCCGAGGTCGTCCCCGGCGAGCGCAAGCGGCTGTACACCGCGCTCCACCAGACCCACCTGCCGAAGATGGACGCGCTCGGGGTCGTCACCTACGACCGCAACCGGGGGACAGTGAGGATGACCGACTCCGTCCGGGAGTTCGATGCCTACCTCGACGCCACGTCGTCGGGGAGGCGAGCCTGGGGACCGGTATACCTCGCGGTGAGCGGCGCGCTGGGGCTGCTGGCCGCCGCCGGGGCGGCCGGGCTGCCCCCGCTCGCGTGGCTCGGGGGGTACGGCTACGCGCTGGTCACTGCTGCGGTGATCGCCGGCCTCGCAGCCGGCGAGACCGTCCAGCGGTACAGACAGCCGGCCGCGGAACCCGACCGGCCGCCGACGGCCGTCGGCGGCACCGCGGGCAACCGGACGACCGACGACTGA